A genomic segment from Bradyrhizobium sp. CB1015 encodes:
- a CDS encoding adenylate/guanylate cyclase domain-containing protein has product MAGANDKTRSLREGLFAKYVVSLVGLVVFVLAVNGAMETWISYRATRTQLTDGLEDKAQGAARRIEQAISELDRQISWVTRASQDTLEKRRADYASLLHQVSVVNQLFQLNGDGREVLRVSRQSTTTGGNADLSRDMRFTDAVARGVTYAPAWFADRTPVMSISVAHSGFNAGVTVAEIDLSFLSDFLSDAQVGKAAFAYVVDPRGRVLATSSKGPEIGKDLSKLPQVAAAIAPGHEAETSGTDFNGHAVMSAASIVPKLGWSVLFEQPTTQALMPIRDQLVRIALLIGMGLMVAILAGTLLARRMIIPITALRDGAQLLGAGDFSHRIDVHTSDELEDLAGQFNRMAAQIQETYSNLESKVEERTRDLAQSIHELKVLEEVGRAVASSLDLNAVLATIAARAIEITRADAVLIYGFDAEARRFDLVEANGIDKSAEGAHVTIAQGGNILSDAADSGEPIALAELGDAAEQPLREVARAAGFNSVLVVPLIDQQGTLGSLVVLRRAAGAFAPSIIGLMRTFANQAVLAMRNAQLFTEVDHKSHALEAANTTVRAQADKLREQTEQLKDWNKSLEERVRTQLGEIERIRKLERFLAPQVAQLIASSDSPEGLLTSQRREVTVVFCDLRGFTAFTEATEPEEAMNVLREYHAALGQLIFKYEGTLDKYAGDGVMILFNAPIQFEDHTKRAVKMAVEMRDTIGPLTERWRNRGHSLGFGIGVALGYATLGQVGFEQRLEYAAIGSVTNLASRLCSEAKPNQIVVSRRVYGMVEPWVEARALDDLQLKGFNHPVLAMEILSWREEVENVVDAAVVRRRG; this is encoded by the coding sequence CTCGCCGTCAACGGGGCGATGGAGACCTGGATCTCCTATCGCGCCACCAGGACACAGCTGACCGACGGGCTGGAGGACAAGGCGCAAGGCGCCGCCCGGCGCATCGAGCAGGCGATTTCTGAGCTCGACCGCCAGATCAGCTGGGTGACGCGGGCGAGCCAGGACACGCTGGAGAAACGCCGTGCCGATTACGCCTCGCTGCTGCACCAGGTCTCGGTCGTCAACCAGCTGTTCCAGCTCAACGGCGACGGCCGCGAGGTGCTGCGCGTCTCCAGGCAATCGACCACGACCGGCGGCAATGCCGACCTCTCCCGCGACATGCGCTTCACCGACGCCGTCGCGCGCGGCGTCACCTACGCGCCGGCCTGGTTCGCCGACCGGACGCCGGTGATGTCGATCTCGGTAGCGCATTCCGGCTTCAATGCCGGCGTCACCGTGGCCGAGATCGACCTCAGCTTCCTCTCCGACTTCCTGTCCGACGCCCAGGTCGGCAAGGCCGCCTTTGCCTATGTCGTCGATCCGCGCGGCCGGGTGCTGGCGACGTCCTCGAAGGGACCCGAGATCGGCAAGGACCTTTCCAAGCTGCCGCAGGTGGCGGCCGCGATTGCGCCCGGCCACGAAGCCGAGACGTCGGGCACCGACTTCAACGGCCATGCGGTGATGAGCGCCGCGAGCATCGTGCCGAAGCTCGGCTGGAGCGTGCTGTTCGAGCAGCCGACCACGCAGGCCCTGATGCCGATCCGCGACCAGCTGGTGCGCATCGCGCTTCTGATCGGCATGGGCCTGATGGTCGCGATCCTGGCCGGCACGCTGCTCGCCCGCCGCATGATCATCCCGATCACGGCGCTGCGCGACGGCGCGCAACTGCTCGGCGCAGGCGATTTCAGCCACCGCATCGACGTGCACACCTCCGACGAGCTGGAAGACCTCGCCGGGCAGTTCAATCGCATGGCCGCCCAGATCCAGGAGACCTATTCGAACCTGGAGAGCAAGGTCGAGGAGCGCACCCGCGATCTCGCGCAGTCGATCCACGAGCTCAAGGTGCTGGAGGAGGTCGGCCGCGCCGTGGCCTCCTCGCTCGATCTCAACGCGGTGCTTGCGACCATCGCCGCGCGCGCGATCGAGATCACCCGTGCCGACGCGGTGCTGATCTACGGCTTTGACGCCGAGGCGCGCCGCTTCGACCTGGTCGAGGCCAACGGCATCGACAAATCCGCCGAGGGCGCGCATGTCACCATCGCGCAAGGCGGCAACATCCTGAGCGATGCCGCCGACAGCGGCGAGCCGATCGCGCTGGCCGAGCTCGGCGATGCCGCCGAGCAGCCGTTGCGCGAGGTCGCGCGCGCGGCCGGCTTCAACTCGGTGCTGGTGGTGCCGCTGATCGACCAGCAGGGCACGCTGGGCTCGCTCGTCGTGCTGCGCCGCGCCGCCGGCGCGTTCGCGCCCAGCATCATCGGCCTGATGCGCACCTTCGCCAACCAGGCCGTGCTGGCGATGCGCAATGCGCAGCTGTTCACCGAGGTCGACCACAAGAGCCACGCGCTGGAGGCGGCGAACACGACCGTGCGGGCCCAGGCCGACAAGCTCCGCGAGCAGACCGAGCAGCTCAAGGACTGGAACAAGTCGCTGGAGGAGCGCGTCAGGACCCAGCTCGGCGAGATCGAGCGCATCCGCAAGCTCGAGCGTTTCCTGGCGCCGCAGGTGGCGCAGCTGATCGCCTCCTCCGACAGCCCCGAGGGACTGCTCACCAGCCAGCGCCGCGAGGTCACGGTGGTGTTCTGCGACCTGCGCGGCTTCACCGCGTTCACGGAAGCGACCGAGCCGGAAGAGGCGATGAACGTGCTGCGCGAATATCACGCCGCGCTCGGCCAGCTGATCTTCAAGTACGAGGGCACGCTCGACAAATATGCCGGCGACGGCGTGATGATCCTGTTCAACGCGCCGATCCAGTTTGAGGATCACACCAAGCGCGCGGTGAAGATGGCGGTGGAGATGCGCGACACCATCGGCCCCTTGACCGAGCGCTGGCGCAACCGCGGTCACAGCCTCGGCTTCGGCATCGGCGTCGCGCTCGGCTATGCCACGCTCGGCCAGGTCGGCTTCGAGCAGCGGCTGGAATATGCCGCGATCGGCAGCGTCACCAACCTCGCCTCCCGCCTCTGCAGCGAGGCCAAACCCAACCAGATCGTGGTCAGCCGCCGCGTCTACGGCATGGTCGAGCCCTGGGTCGAGGCCCGCGCCCTCGACGACCTCCAGCTCAAGGGCTTCAACCACCCCGTGCTGGCGATGGAGATCCTGAGCTGGCGCGAGGAGGTGGAGAACGTGGTGGATGCGGCAGTGGTGCGGCGGAGGGGGTAG
- a CDS encoding Spy/CpxP family protein refolding chaperone translates to MPGRMALALAGATLLIAAVLLPGRAEAQFGLRGGPLGVARFAVGHMIGMSRLRHSRMAVRGGRYRSAALRSQDPRGADRSQLPNPYVLRAALTAQAALAGWQGGRRPQGWWRHPDGSYGWVGPVFWPFAHDDLTNAIIFGDTTSLSLYGYGDIYAALFTPYAATELAAYTVPPGRRARRIPAAETLCEASDTGGLPVERIASAVAPNEAQRTALDELSSAWLAARDTIRTACPAQVPANAAERLGLMRERIEAMIKAIDAVEAPLSKFVGLLNDDQKARLNALANERRAALASFQSKNADKNAPKETQAAKACQADYDPLSDENAQRQYEQLVQQQWPAEIAATLHLDEVGRARFEVLQDTTLRTMQTLSACPTEPAATPQARLAAVKTRLQTMLQAVNGVADAFDDFQADLSDEQKAGFEAIGPKRGV, encoded by the coding sequence ATGCCGGGACGCATGGCACTGGCGCTTGCCGGTGCGACCCTGCTGATTGCGGCAGTGCTGCTGCCTGGTAGGGCGGAGGCGCAGTTCGGCTTGCGCGGCGGTCCGCTCGGGGTTGCGCGTTTCGCCGTCGGCCACATGATCGGCATGTCGCGCCTGCGTCATTCCCGCATGGCCGTGCGCGGCGGCCGCTATCGCTCCGCTGCGCTGAGGTCGCAAGACCCGCGCGGGGCCGACCGCAGCCAGCTGCCGAACCCTTACGTGCTGCGTGCGGCCCTCACGGCGCAGGCTGCGCTGGCGGGCTGGCAAGGCGGCCGCCGCCCGCAGGGCTGGTGGCGTCATCCCGACGGCAGCTACGGCTGGGTCGGCCCGGTGTTCTGGCCGTTCGCGCATGACGATCTCACCAATGCGATCATCTTCGGCGACACCACCAGCCTCTCGCTCTACGGCTATGGCGACATCTATGCCGCGCTCTTCACGCCCTACGCCGCCACCGAGCTTGCCGCCTACACCGTCCCGCCAGGCCGTCGCGCGCGACGAATCCCGGCCGCGGAAACGCTGTGCGAGGCCAGCGACACCGGCGGCCTGCCGGTCGAGCGCATCGCGAGCGCCGTTGCACCGAACGAAGCTCAGCGCACCGCGCTCGACGAGCTCTCATCCGCCTGGCTTGCCGCGCGCGACACCATCCGCACCGCCTGCCCGGCGCAGGTCCCTGCCAATGCGGCGGAGCGCCTCGGCCTGATGCGCGAGCGCATCGAGGCGATGATCAAGGCCATCGACGCGGTCGAAGCGCCGCTGTCGAAATTCGTCGGCCTGCTCAATGACGACCAGAAAGCCCGGCTCAACGCCCTCGCCAACGAGCGTCGCGCCGCGCTGGCATCCTTCCAGTCCAAAAACGCTGACAAGAACGCTCCCAAGGAGACGCAGGCGGCCAAGGCCTGCCAGGCGGACTACGATCCTCTTTCTGATGAGAACGCGCAGCGCCAATACGAGCAGCTCGTCCAGCAGCAATGGCCCGCCGAGATCGCCGCCACGCTCCACCTCGACGAGGTCGGCCGCGCCCGCTTCGAGGTGCTGCAGGACACCACGCTGCGCACCATGCAGACGCTCAGCGCCTGCCCGACCGAGCCCGCCGCAACCCCGCAGGCCCGCCTCGCCGCCGTGAAGACGCGGCTGCAGACCATGCTGCAAGCGGTGAACGGCGTGGCCGACGCGTTCGACGATTTCCAGGCCGACCTGAGCGACGAGCAGAAGGCCGGGTTCGAGGCGATCGGCCCGAAGCGGGGGGTGTGA
- a CDS encoding AbrB/MazE/SpoVT family DNA-binding domain-containing protein, with product MLVSKWGNSLAVRLPKALVEALKLSPGDELNVVKASKGEIAVEKVDKRAEFLKQVEQFHFPLPEGYKFDRDEANER from the coding sequence GTGCTGGTTTCCAAATGGGGCAACAGCCTTGCAGTGCGCCTGCCCAAAGCGCTGGTCGAAGCCTTGAAGCTCTCGCCTGGTGACGAACTCAACGTGGTCAAAGCCTCGAAGGGCGAGATTGCGGTGGAGAAGGTCGACAAACGAGCGGAGTTTCTCAAGCAGGTGGAGCAATTCCATTTTCCGCTCCCCGAAGGCTATAAATTCGATCGGGACGAGGCGAACGAACGGTGA
- a CDS encoding PIN domain-containing protein — MSAFFDSNILIYAYSTDARRGPALNALAGGGVISAQVLNEFTNVLRKKQQQDWPVIEAAVQTIRFRFPDIVPLTADTHAAAIALARDHSVAFYDALIIASAIETGCDTLYSEDLQHRRSIGGLTILNPFLGMTP, encoded by the coding sequence GTGAGCGCGTTCTTCGACAGCAATATCTTGATCTATGCCTATTCGACCGACGCCCGGCGAGGACCGGCGTTGAACGCCCTTGCCGGAGGCGGCGTGATCAGTGCGCAGGTGTTGAACGAGTTCACCAACGTGCTGCGCAAGAAGCAGCAGCAGGACTGGCCGGTCATTGAGGCAGCCGTCCAGACGATCCGGTTTCGCTTTCCGGACATCGTGCCTCTGACCGCGGATACGCACGCAGCTGCGATTGCGCTCGCCCGCGATCATTCCGTAGCGTTCTACGACGCCCTCATCATCGCGTCCGCGATCGAGACCGGATGCGATACGCTTTATAGCGAAGACCTCCAGCACAGGCGCAGCATCGGCGGGCTCACCATCCTCAATCCGTTCCTCGGCATGACGCCGTGA